One Gossypium hirsutum isolate 1008001.06 chromosome A11, Gossypium_hirsutum_v2.1, whole genome shotgun sequence genomic window carries:
- the LOC107923573 gene encoding ABC transporter B family member 21 — MASENGFNGEKVTDLHEAGTSKSQEESQKVPGDNGENQDPESSKGDEKTNTVPFYKLFAFADSTDILLMIVGTTAATGNGLSMPLMTILFGNLIDSFGTNQSNGNVVEAVSKVSVRFVYLAMGAAAAAFLQVSCWMITGERQAARIRGLYLKTILRQDVAFFDVETNTGEVIGRMSGDTVLIQDAMGEKVGKFSQLISTFIGGFVIAFVKGWLLTLVMLSAIPLLVISGGTIAVIVSKMASRGQNAYAKAATVVEQTIGSIRTVASFTGEKQAINNYNKSLVTAYRSGVHEGTAAGVGIGLVMLVIFCSYALAVWFGGKMILEKGYTGGEVLNVIMAVLTGSMSLGQASPCMTAFAAGQAAAFKMFETIKRKPEIDSYDTSGKVLEDIRGDVELRDVYFSYPARPEEQVFSGFSLSIPSGTTVALVGQSGSGKSTAISLIERFYDPQAGEVLIDGINLKEFQLRWIRGKIGLVSQEPVLFTSSIRDNIAYGKEDATTEEIRAAAELANAANFIDKLPQGLDTMVGEHGTQLSGGQKQRVAIARAILKDPRILLLDEATSALDAESERVVQEALDRIMGNRTTVIVAHRLSTVRNADSIAVIHKGKMVEKGSHSELLKDPEGAYSQLIRLQEVNKGLEQLADVSDVNQELFRQSSLRRSFKRSISRGSSRTSSRNSSFSQPFGLPTEMNVTDPAMLDTEDPAEPPLKQAKEVSILRLAYLNKPEIPVILIGTLFAAANGVILPLFGILISNMIKTFYQPPDELKKDSRFWALIFLSLGLASFLINPARTYFFSIAGCKLIQRIRSTCFEKVVRMEVAWFDEPDNSSGSIGARLSADAASIRALVGDALAQLVSSFASALAGLVIAFVASWQMAFIILVLIPLIGVNGYIQAKFMKGFSADAKMMYEEASQVASDAVGSIRTVASFCAEEKVMQLYKKKCEGPMKTGIRQGLISGSGFGLAFFFLFSVYATSFYAGAQLVEHGQATFTDVFQVFLALTMAAVGISQSSSFAPDSNKAKIAAASIFAIIDRRSKIDPSDESGMTLENVKGNMELRDVSFKYPSRPDIQIFQALSLSIHAGKTVALVGESGSGKSTVISLLQRFYDPDSGTITLDGVKIQTLQLKWLRQQMGLVSQEPVLFNDTIRANIAYGKGGNATEAEIITASELANAHTFISALQQGYDTVVGERGLQLSGGQKQRVAIARAIVKSPKILLLDEATSALDAESEKVVQDALDKVMVNRTTVVVAHRLSTIKNADVIAVVKNGVIVEKGKHDTLINIKDGFYASLVALHMTASTSQ, encoded by the exons ATGGCCTCCGAGAATGGTTTTAATGGTGAGAAAGTTACCGACTTGCATGAAGCCGGTACATCGAAAAGCCAGGAAGAGTCACAGAAAGTCCCTGGCGATAATGGAGAAAATCAAGATCCTGAAAGCAGCAAAGGAGATGAGAAAACTAACACGGTTCCATTTTACAAGCTGTTTGCATTTGCTGATTCTACGGATATCTTATTAATGATCGTCGGCACAACCGCTGCAACTGGGAATGGTCTATCTATGCCCCTTATGACAATCCTGTTTGGGAATCTCATTGATTCTTTTGGAACAAACCAGAGTAATGGCAACGTGGTTGAAGCTGTCTCCAAG GTTTCTGTGAGATTTGTCTACCTGGCGATGGGGGCTGCGGCGGCTGCGTTTCTCC AGGTGAGTTGCTGGATGATCACAGGTGAGAGACAAGCTGCACGAATACGGGGCCTGTACTTGAAAACCATATTGAGGCAAGACGTTGCTTTCTTTGATGTGGAAACAAACACAGGGGAAGTTATTGGAAGAATGTCGGGGGACACAGTTCTCATACAGGACGCCATGGGCGAAAAG GTAGGGAAGTTTTCACAATTGATATCCACGTTCATTGGAGGCTTTGTTATAGCATTTGTCAAAGGATGGCTTCTTACTCTCGTAATGTTATCTGCTATCCCTCTACTTGTAATATCTGGTGGAACCATAGCCGTTATAGTATCCAAGATGGCATCCCGGGGACAAAATGCTTATGCTAAAGCTGCCACTGTAGTTGAACAGACAATTGGTTCGATCCGAACT GTTGCGTCGTTTACTGGTGAGAAGCAAGCAATAAACAATTACAATAAGTCACTTGTTACTGCTTATAGATCAGGCGTTCATGAAGGCACCGCTGCTGGAGTAGGTATTGGCTTAGTTATGCTAGTTATATTCTGCAGTTATGCTTTGGCTGTCTGGTTTGGTGGGAAGATGATTTTGGAGAAAGGGTACACTGGTGGTGAAGTACTTAATGTGATCATGGCTGTATTGACAGGTTCCAT GTCTCTGGGGCAAGCATCTCCATGCATGACTGCGTTTGCGGCTGGTCAAGCTGCAGCGTTTAAGATGTTTGAGACCATCAAAAGGAAGCCAGAGATTGATTCCTATGACACGAGTGGAAAAGTGTTGGAGGATATTCGTGGGGATGTAGAACTGAGGGATGTTTATTTCAGTTACCCTGCCAGACCAGAGGAGCAAGTTTTCAGTGGATTCTCTCTTTCTATTCCAAGTGGCACAACAGTAGCTTTGGTTGGACAAAGTGGAAGTGGGAAATCAACTGCAATCAGCCTGATCGAGAGATTTTATGATCCACAAGCCGGTGAGGTTCTTATCGATGGCATTAATCTCAAGGAGTTCCAGCTTAGATGGATAAGGGGAAAGATTGGTCTTGTTAGCCAGGAACCAGTGTTGTTTACGTCAAGCATAAGGGATAATATCGCATATGGTAAAGAAGATGCAACCACGGAAGAGATAAGAGCAGCAGCTGAACTTGCAAATGCTGCTAACTTCATTGATAAACTACCTCAG GGACTAGATACCATGGTTGGAGAGCATGGAACTCAGCTTTCTGGTGGACAAAAGCAGAGAGTGGCAATTGCAAGAGCAATCTTGAAAGACCCACGGATTTTGCTTTTAGACGAAGCTACAAGTGCACTCGACGCAGAATCTGAAAGAGTTGTTCAAGAGGCATTGGACAGGATAATGGGCAATAGGACAACTGTCATTGTTGCTCATCGTTTAAGTACTGTGAGAAATGCAGATTCGATTGCTGTAATTCATAAAGGAAAGATGGTTGAAAAAG GGTCGCATTCAGAACTACTCAAGGATCCTGAGGGAGCTTACTCTCAGCTCATTCGTTTACAAGAAGTAAATAAAGGGTTGGAACAGCTTGCAGATGTATCAGATGTTAATCAAGAATTGTTCAGACAATCGAGCCTAAGAAGGTCATTCAAGCGATCAATCAGCAGGGGATCATCTAGAACTAGCAGCCGCAATTCTTCTTTCTCTCAACCTTTTGGTTTACCTACTGAAATGAATGTCACTGATCCTGCAATGTTAGATACAGAAGACCCTGCTGAACCACCATTGAAACAGGCTAAGGAGGTTTCTATCCTCCGGCTTGCTTACCTCAACAAGCCGGAGATTCCTGTGATCTTAATTGGAACTCTTTTTGCAGCTGCCAACGGTGTGATACTTCCACTTTTCGGTATCCTGATTTCCAATATGATCAAAACATTTTATCAACCTCCTGATGAATTGAAAAAGGATTCAAGATTCTGGGCACTGATATTTTTGTCCCTTGGCCTGGCATCATTTCTGATAAATCCTGCTCGAACATACTTCTTTTCTATCGCCGGATGTAAATTAATCCAACGAATCAGATCAACATGTTTCGAGAAAGTGGTCCGCATGGAAGTTGCTTGGTTCGATGAACCTGATAATTCAAGTGGTTCAATAGGTGCAAGGCTCTCGGCAGACGCAGCCTCGATACGTGCCCTGGTTGGAGATGCACTAGCTCAGTTGGTCTCAAGCTTTGCATCAGCATTGGCTGGTTTAGTTATTGCTTTTGTTGCAAGTTGGCAGATGGCATTTATTATCCTAGTATTAATCCCTCTCATAGGGGTCAATGGATACATTCAAGCAAAATTCATGAAGGGATTCAGTGCAGATGCAAAG ATGATGTATGAGGAGGCCAGCCAAGTTGCCAGTGATGCAGTTGGGAGTATAAGAACAGTTGCTTCCTTTTGTGCAGAGGAAAAGGTAATGCAACTCTACAAAAAGAAATGTGAGGGTCCAATGAAAACCGGGATAAGGCAGGGTTTGATTAGCGGATCAGGATTCGGACTTGCGTTCTTCTTTCTGTTTTCTGTTTATGCAACAAGTTTCTATGCAGGAGCTCAACTTGTTGAGCACGGCCAGGCGACATTCACAGATGTTTTTCAA GTTTTCTTAGCTTTAACCATGGCAGCTGTTGGAATTTCTCAATCAAGTTCCTTCGCTCCTGATTCCAACAAAGCCAAGATTGCGGCAGCTTCCATATTTGCAATTATTGATCGCCGGTCTAAAATAGACCCAAGTGATGAGTCTGGGATGACACTAGAAAATGTGAAAGGGAATATGGAGCTTCGTGATGTTAGTTTTAAGTATCCATCAAGGCCAGATATTCAAATCTTCCAAGCCTTAAGCTTGTCTATTCATGCTGGAAAG ACAGTTGCCCTGGTTGGAGAAAGTGGGAGTGGGAAATCTACTGTAATCTCATTATTGCAGAGGTTTTATGATCCTGATTCAGGAACTATCACTCTTGATGGAGTCAAAATCCAAACGCTCCAATTGAAATGGCTGAGGCAACAAATGGGGCTTGTCAGCCAAGAACCTGTTTTGTTCAATGATACAATCCGTGCCAACATTGCATATGGAAAGGGAGGAAATGCAACTGAAGCAGAAATTATAACAGCATCAGAGTTGGCCAATGCTCATACGTTCATCAGTGCATTACAACAG GGTTACGATACCGTGGTGGGAGAGCGAGGACTTCAATTGTCAGGTGGACAAAAGCAACGCGTAGCCATTGCACGAGCCATCGTTAAAAGTCCAAAGATACTGCTATTAGATGAGGCTACAAGTGCATTGGATGCAGAATCAGAGAAAGTGGTTCAGGATGCACTAGATAAAGTGATGGTGAACCGCACGACGGTTGTAGTTGCTCATAGGCTATCCACAATCAAGAATGCAGATGTTATAGCTGTGGTTAAAAATGGGgttattgtagagaaaggaaagcaTGACACTTTGATAAACATCAAAGATGGTTTCTATGCTTCCTTAGTTGCACTTCACATGACTGCTTCCACTTCGCAGTAG
- the LOC107923625 gene encoding diacylglycerol O-acyltransferase 3 — MHSSQSILIFSKLNGNRNHLIHAMETSGIVCKTVSRLPAARVDFSGRLSRELNHGVGDSRVSVRPRIKSCRRLSCQFSDLGHVQYYVSPRGGGGDATKKDKGKSCEIKQVKNKLKLLKRLSKDLSMLPQIANGEDTRIGLAAEVKATIIHEASGVLQAQLQKLKSEQKELKRKLKEERAKLKATFGKSESSSSSESSDSECGEVVDMKALRNNALKPSLEAETPIGNALKRPEEIVIEAPTVAEEATLANSLMELENSDSSPQIRIRVPLAGLDGECCSSNGFKDGQSNILVEGTSTKQIEVCMGGKCKKMGAAALLEEFERKLGEEGTVVACKCMGKCKTSPNVRVLNSQTETTTRINEDSVRLGINPTCTGVGLQDVNLIVANLLGKNIDDEWTIIVITLVHLC; from the exons ATGCATTCTTCTCAATCCATTCTTATATTTTCCAAGCTAAACGGGAATCGAAACCATCTGATTCACGCCATGGAGACCTCTGGCATTGTTTGTAAGACAGTTTCAAGGTTGCCGGCGGCTAGGGTTGATTTTAGCGGACGGTTATCCAGGGAGTTGAATCATGGTGTTGGAGATTCCAGGGTTTCAGTTAGGCCGAGGATTAAATCTTGCAGGAGATTGAGTTGCCAGTTTTCTGATTTAGGGCATGTCCAGTATTATGTGTCACCGAGGGGTGGTGGTGGCGATGCCACGAAGAAAGACAAGGGAAAGAGCTGTGAGATTAAACAAGTCAAGAACAAGCTGAAGCTTCTCAAGCGGTTGTCCAAGGACTTGTCCATGCTTCCTCAGATTGCTAATGGCGAGGATACTAGGATTGGATTGGCCGCTGAAGTTAAGGCCACGATCATTCAT GAAGCAAGCGGTGTTTTGCAGGCCCAACTGCAAAAGTTGAAATCAGAACAAAAGGAGTTGAAGAGAAAATTGAAAGAGGAACGAGCCAAGCTCAAAGCCACTTTTGGGAAATCagaatcatcatcttcctctGAATCAAGTGACAGCGAATGTGGGGAGGTAGTTGACATGAAAGCCCTGAGAAACAATGCTTTGAAACCTTCCCTAGAGGCAGAAACACCAATTGGCAATGCTTTGAAACGACCCGAAGAGATAGTTATAGAAGCTCCAACGGTGGCAGAGGAAGCAACATTAGCTAACTCGCTCATGGAACTAGAAAACTCAGATTCAAGCCCCCAAATTCGAATACGAGTTCCTCTTGCTGGATTGGATGGTGAATGTTGCAGTTCAAATGGCTTCAAGGATGGGCAGAGCAACATCCTTGTGGAAGGGACATCAACCAAGCAGATTGAAGTTTGCATGGGTGGCAAGTGCAAGAAGATGGGAGCTGCGGCGTTGTTAGAAGAGTTTGAAAGGAAGTTGGGGGAAGAGGGCACTGTTGTGGCGTGCAAATGCATGGGGAAGTGCAAGACCTCTCCAAATGTAAGGGTCTTGAACTCTCAAACGGAAACTACAACAAGAATCAATGAAGACTCTGTTAGACTTGGGATTAATCCTACATGCACGGGTGTCGGGTTGCAAGACGTTAACCTCATCGTTGCAAATCTTTTGGGCAAGAACATAGATGATGAAT GGACTATAATAGTGATAACGCTCGTACACCTCTGCTGA
- the LOC107923624 gene encoding L-cysteine desulfhydrase: MQHDDPRNGESTHRSSKKPKISSQFITESDIRDEFSHHHQRVARINNGSFGSCPGSVLAAQRHWQLQFLRQPDAFYFNSLRDGITASRKIIKDLINADHVDEVSLVDNATTAAAIVLQRIGRSFAEGKFQKNDTVLMLHCAYEAVKKSIQAYVTRAGGSVIEVRLPFPVNSEVEIISELKKSIDEGKSNGRRIRLAIIDHITSMPSVVIPVKELVRICRAEGIEQVFVDAAHAIGSVKVDVKEVGADFYVSNLHKWFFCPPSVAFLYCNKSTTSSDLHHPVVSHEYGNGLPIESAWTGTRDYSSQLVVPAVLEFVNRFEGGIEGIMKRNHDQVVKMGKMLAESWGTNLGSPPEMSAAMIMVGLPSRLCLNSEKDALKLRSHLRDCYEVEVPIFHQVPKDGEEGVRDKDGFITGYVRISHQVYNTLEDYEKLRDAINQLVEDGKTCKMLFKE; encoded by the coding sequence ATGCAGCACGATGACCCTAGAAACGGTGAGTCGACTCACCGCAGCTCCAAGAAACCCAAAATTTCATCTCAGTTCATTACCGAGTCGGATATCCGAGACGAATTCTCTCACCACCACCAACGTGTCGCACGCATCAACAACGGGAGTTTCGGTAGCTGTCCCGGTTCGGTTCTTGCTGCCCAACGCCATTGGCAGCTACAGTTCCTCCGTCAACCTGATGCCTTTTACTTTAATTCCCTTCGTGACGGAATAACGGCTTCGCGGAAAATTATAAAGGACCTCATCAACGCTGACCACGTCGACGAGGTCTCCCTCGTCGATAACGCCACAACCGCTGCGGCCATCGTGCTCCAACGGATCGGCCGCAGTTTCGCCGAAGGGAAGTTCCAGAAAAATGACACTGTTTTGATGCTCCACTGCGCGTATGAAGCCGTCAAAAAATCAATCCAAGCGTACGTCACCCGGGCCGGCGGCTCCGTCATTGAGGTACGGCTACCATTCCCGGTAAATTCAGAGGTAGAAATCATATCCGAACTCAAAAAATCGATCGACGAAGGAAAATCCAACGGTAGAAGGATAAGGTTAGCGATTATCGATCATATTACATCAATGCCATCGGTTGTTATTCCGGTAAAAGAGTTAGTTAGGATTTGTAGAGCGGAAGGAATAGAGCAGGTGTTCGTAGACGCGGCTCACGCTATTGGGAGTGTGAAAGTGGATGTTAAAGAAGTTGGAGCTGATTTTTATGTTAGCAATTTACATAAATGGTTCTTTTGCCCGCCTTCTGTAGCATTTTTATACTGTAATAAATCGACTACATCATCTGATTTGCATCACCCTGTTGTTTCACATGAGTATGGAAATGGGTTGCCTATCGAAAGCGCCTGGACTGGGACTAGGGATTATAGTTCTCAGTTAGTTGTTCCTGCAGTTTTGGAGTTTGTTAACAGGTTCGAAGGAGGGATTGAGGGGATAATGAAGAGGAACCATGATCAAGTGGTGAAGATGGGGAAGATGTTGGCGGAATCATGGGGGACAAATTTAGGGTCTCCCCCGGAGATGTCTGCTGCAATGATTATGGTTGGTTTGCCGTCGAGGTTGTGCCTTAATAGTGAGAAGGATGCTTTGAAGTTGAGGTCACATTTGCGGGATTGTTATGAGGTTGAAGTTCCAATCTTTCATCAGGTTCCAAAGGATGGGGAAGAGGGTGTAAGAGATAAGGATGGATTTATTACGGGATATGTGCGAATTTCTCATCAAGTTTATAATACATTGGAGGATTATGAGAAGTTAAGGGATGCTATTAATCAGTTAGTCGAGGATGGGAAGACTTGCAAAATGCTTTTTAAGGAATGA